The following coding sequences are from one Streptomyces dengpaensis window:
- a CDS encoding cysteine desulfurase, whose amino-acid sequence MTQLPGLLDTEAIRKDFPVLDRLVHDGKKLVYLDNAATSQKPRQVLDALSEYYERYNANVHRGVHVLAEEATALYEGARDKVAEFINAPSRDEVIFTKNASESLNLVANMLGWADEPYRVDHETEIVITEMEHHSNIVPWQLLSQRTGAKLKWFGLTDDGRLDLSNINEIITEKTKIVSFVLVSNILGTVNPVEAIVRRAQEVGALVLIDASQAAPHMPLDVQALQADFVAFTGHKMCGPTGIGVLWGRQELLEDLPPFLGGGEMIETVSMHSSTYAPAPHKFEAGTPPIAQAVGLGAAIDYLNSIGMDKIQAHEHALTEYAVKRLAEVPDLRIIGPTTAEDRGAAISFTLGDIHPHDVGQVLDEQGIAVRVGHHCARPVCLRYGIPATTRASFYLYSTPAEIDALVDGLEHVRNFFG is encoded by the coding sequence GTGACACAGCTGCCGGGCCTCCTCGACACCGAGGCGATCCGCAAGGACTTCCCCGTCCTGGACCGACTGGTCCACGACGGCAAGAAGCTCGTATACCTGGACAACGCGGCGACCTCGCAGAAGCCGCGCCAGGTGCTGGACGCACTCAGTGAGTACTACGAGCGCTACAACGCCAACGTCCACCGCGGTGTGCATGTGCTCGCCGAGGAGGCCACGGCGCTGTACGAGGGCGCGCGCGACAAGGTCGCCGAGTTCATCAACGCGCCCAGCCGCGACGAGGTGATCTTCACCAAGAACGCCTCCGAGTCGCTGAACCTCGTGGCCAACATGCTGGGCTGGGCCGACGAGCCCTATCGCGTGGACCACGAGACCGAGATCGTCATCACGGAGATGGAGCACCACTCCAACATCGTGCCGTGGCAGCTGCTGTCGCAGCGCACGGGCGCGAAGCTGAAGTGGTTCGGCCTCACCGACGACGGCCGCCTCGACCTGTCCAACATCAACGAGATCATCACCGAGAAGACGAAGATCGTCTCCTTCGTGCTGGTCTCCAACATCCTGGGCACGGTCAACCCGGTCGAGGCGATAGTGCGCCGCGCCCAGGAGGTCGGCGCCCTGGTCCTGATCGACGCCTCGCAGGCGGCACCTCACATGCCCCTCGACGTCCAGGCCCTGCAGGCCGACTTCGTGGCCTTCACCGGCCACAAGATGTGCGGCCCGACGGGCATCGGCGTCCTCTGGGGCCGCCAGGAACTGCTCGAGGACCTGCCGCCGTTCCTCGGCGGCGGCGAGATGATCGAGACCGTGTCGATGCACTCGTCGACGTACGCCCCGGCGCCCCACAAGTTCGAGGCGGGTACGCCCCCGATCGCCCAGGCGGTCGGCCTCGGCGCGGCGATCGACTACCTGAACTCGATCGGCATGGACAAGATCCAGGCCCACGAGCACGCGCTCACCGAGTATGCGGTGAAGCGGCTCGCGGAGGTCCCCGACCTCAGGATCATCGGCCCCACCACGGCCGAGGACCGCGGCGCCGCGATCTCGTTCACGCTGGGTGACATCCACCCGCACGACGTGGGCCAGGTCCTCGACGAGCAGGGCATCGCGGTCCGGGTCGGCCACCACTGCGCCCGCCCGGTCTGCCTGCGCTACGGAATTCCTGCGACCACGCGGGCGTCGTTCTACCTGTACTCCACCCCGGCCGAGATCGACGCGCTGGTCGACGGCCTGGAGCACGTACGGAACTTCTTCGGCTGA
- the sufU gene encoding Fe-S cluster assembly sulfur transfer protein SufU: protein MKLDSMYQEVILDHYKHPHGRGLRDGDAEVHHVNPTCGDEITLRVKYDGERIDDISYEGQGCSISQASASVLNELLVGKDVSQAQKIQETFLELMQSKGRVEPDDAMEEVLEDAVAFAGVSKYPARVKCALLSWMAWKDATAQALGDGAERKTA from the coding sequence ATGAAGCTTGATTCGATGTACCAGGAAGTCATCCTGGACCACTACAAGCACCCGCACGGGCGGGGCTTGCGGGATGGCGACGCCGAGGTGCACCACGTCAACCCGACGTGCGGCGACGAGATCACGCTGCGCGTGAAGTACGACGGCGAACGGATCGACGACATCTCGTACGAGGGCCAGGGCTGCTCCATCAGCCAGGCCTCGGCCTCCGTACTCAACGAGCTCCTGGTCGGCAAGGACGTGTCCCAGGCGCAGAAGATCCAGGAGACCTTCCTGGAGCTGATGCAGTCCAAGGGCCGGGTCGAACCCGACGACGCGATGGAGGAGGTGCTGGAGGACGCGGTCGCGTTCGCCGGTGTCTCCAAGTACCCGGCCCGGGTCAAGTGCGCCCTCCTCAGCTGGATGGCGTGGAAGGACGCGACGGCCCAGGCTCTGGGCGATGGCGCCGAGAGGAAGACGGCATGA
- a CDS encoding metal-sulfur cluster assembly factor, whose protein sequence is MSENETLTTKPASEEELREALYDVVDPELGIDVVNLGLIYGIHIDDANIATIDMTLTSAACPLTDVIEDQAKSATDGLVNELRINWVWMPPWGPDKITDDGREQLRALGFNV, encoded by the coding sequence ATGAGCGAGAACGAGACCCTGACGACGAAGCCGGCCTCCGAGGAGGAACTGCGCGAGGCGCTGTACGACGTCGTCGACCCCGAGCTGGGCATCGACGTCGTCAACCTCGGCCTGATCTACGGCATTCACATCGACGACGCGAACATCGCGACGATCGACATGACCCTGACGTCCGCGGCCTGTCCGCTCACCGACGTCATCGAGGACCAGGCCAAGTCCGCCACGGACGGGCTCGTGAACGAGCTGCGCATCAACTGGGTCTGGATGCCGCCGTGGGGCCCGGACAAGATCACGGATGACGGCCGAGAGCAGCTTCGGGCGCTCGGGTTCAACGTCTGA
- a CDS encoding DMT family transporter has protein sequence MGYVLLAGAIAAEVGATTAMKYSEGFSRLWPSLVTLLGYVIAFVLLAQTLKTVEIGTAYAIWAGVGTAVIAAIGMLFLGEGLGAAKLAGIALIIGGVVLLNLGGAH, from the coding sequence ATGGGATACGTTCTGCTTGCCGGAGCCATCGCCGCAGAGGTGGGCGCGACAACCGCGATGAAGTACAGCGAGGGCTTCAGCAGGCTGTGGCCGTCGCTGGTGACCCTCCTCGGATACGTCATCGCCTTCGTGCTGCTCGCGCAGACCCTGAAGACCGTCGAGATCGGGACGGCGTACGCGATATGGGCCGGGGTCGGCACCGCCGTGATCGCCGCGATCGGCATGCTCTTCCTCGGCGAGGGGCTCGGCGCCGCCAAGCTCGCCGGGATCGCACTGATCATCGGCGGTGTGGTGCTGCTGAATCTGGGCGGTGCGCACTGA
- a CDS encoding TetR/AcrR family transcriptional regulator: MARRYDPERRQRIIDAAIRVVGAKGLAGLSHRSVAAEADVPLGSTTYHFKTLDELMVAALRQANEGFAKVLATRGMLEDPQVDLANDLAALMGELLAGDRTGVELEYELYLAALRRPALRPVAAEWTEDIAALLSRRTDPVTARALLAVMDGICLQVLLTEVAYDEGYAREVLRRVLDGG; the protein is encoded by the coding sequence ATGGCCCGCCGGTACGACCCCGAGCGGCGGCAGCGGATCATCGACGCGGCGATCCGCGTCGTGGGCGCCAAGGGGCTCGCCGGGCTGAGCCATCGCTCCGTCGCCGCCGAGGCCGATGTGCCGCTCGGCTCCACCACGTACCACTTCAAGACCCTCGACGAACTCATGGTCGCCGCGCTGCGGCAGGCCAACGAGGGCTTCGCCAAGGTGCTCGCCACGCGCGGCATGCTGGAGGACCCCCAGGTCGACCTCGCGAACGACCTCGCCGCGCTGATGGGCGAGCTGCTCGCCGGCGACCGCACCGGCGTCGAGCTGGAGTACGAGCTCTACCTTGCCGCCCTCCGCCGCCCCGCCCTGCGCCCCGTCGCCGCGGAATGGACCGAGGACATCGCCGCGCTGCTGTCCCGCCGCACCGACCCGGTCACGGCACGGGCGCTGCTCGCGGTGATGGACGGGATCTGCCTGCAGGTGCTGCTGACCGAGGTCGCGTACGACGAGGGGTACGCACGGGAGGTGCTCAGGCGGGTGCTGGACGGGGGGTGA
- the dapD gene encoding 2,3,4,5-tetrahydropyridine-2,6-dicarboxylate N-succinyltransferase produces MTDTTSPRTTGAVAAGLATLTADGTVLDTWFPAPELSAEPGPAGTERLSAERAVELLGEGAAKAIGPDARRGVEVVAVRTVIASLDDKPLDAHDTYLRLHLLSHRLVKPHGQSLDGIFGHLANVAWTSLGPVAVDDVEKVRLNARAEGLHLQVTSIDKFPRMTDYVAPKGVRIADADRVRLGAHLAEGTTVMHEGFVNFNAGTLGTSMVEGRISAGVVIGDGSDIGGGASTMGTLSGGGNVRITIGERCLIGAEAGVGIALGDECVVEAGLYVTAGTRVTMPDGQIVKARELSGASNILFRRNSVTGTVEARPNNAVWGGLNEILHSHN; encoded by the coding sequence ATGACCGACACGACTTCTCCTCGTACCACCGGCGCCGTCGCCGCCGGGCTTGCCACCCTCACCGCCGACGGCACCGTTCTCGACACCTGGTTCCCCGCTCCTGAGCTGTCCGCCGAGCCCGGTCCGGCCGGTACCGAGCGGCTGTCCGCCGAGCGGGCCGTGGAGCTGCTCGGTGAGGGCGCGGCGAAGGCCATCGGCCCGGACGCACGTCGTGGCGTCGAAGTGGTCGCGGTCCGTACGGTCATCGCCTCGCTCGACGACAAGCCGCTCGACGCGCACGACACCTACCTGCGGCTGCACCTGCTCTCGCACCGCCTGGTCAAGCCGCACGGCCAGAGCCTGGACGGCATCTTCGGCCACCTCGCCAACGTCGCCTGGACCTCGCTCGGCCCGGTCGCGGTCGACGACGTCGAGAAGGTGCGGCTGAACGCCCGCGCGGAGGGCCTGCACCTCCAGGTCACCTCCATCGACAAGTTCCCGCGCATGACGGACTACGTCGCGCCCAAGGGCGTCCGTATCGCCGACGCCGACCGGGTCCGCCTCGGCGCGCACCTCGCCGAGGGCACGACCGTCATGCACGAGGGCTTCGTGAACTTCAACGCGGGCACCCTCGGCACCTCGATGGTCGAGGGCCGTATCTCCGCCGGCGTGGTGATCGGTGACGGTTCCGACATCGGCGGCGGCGCCTCCACCATGGGCACCCTCTCCGGCGGCGGCAACGTCCGCATCACCATCGGCGAGCGCTGCCTCATCGGCGCCGAGGCGGGCGTCGGCATCGCGCTCGGCGACGAGTGCGTGGTCGAGGCCGGTCTGTACGTCACCGCCGGTACGCGCGTGACGATGCCCGACGGCCAGATCGTCAAGGCCCGCGAGCTGTCCGGCGCCTCGAACATCCTCTTCCGCCGCAACTCGGTCACCGGCACGGTCGAGGCCCGGCCGAACAACGCGGTGTGGGGCGGGCTGAACGAGATCCTGCACAGCCACAACTGA
- a CDS encoding ATP-binding SpoIIE family protein phosphatase, with amino-acid sequence MSDTAFALLDEQGRLGSTLDVMQTGQELAELAVPQFADYVAVDLEQSVPFGEGPPVRIGSIGERFPVLRRAGVASVRRGVPEAAWVRGEPVYVPPASPFTDVLRTGRSHIEPVLKTVPGSWIDRDPVRTQKIHENGMHSAMVVPICARRVLLGMALFIRTENPAPFQEDDLLLAEEFVRRAAVSLDNARQYCREQSAALALQRNLLPHRLRGGAAVEAASRYRPADIDRGVGGDWFDVIPLSGARVALVVGDVVGHGINAAATMGRFRTAVHTLAGMELPSDELLAHLDDTVQRLAEGDSDAPDQCAGVVGATCLYAVYDPLTRRCTVAAAGHPPPAIVDPQGRVMFPDLPTGAPLGFGLAVPFEAMELELPEGTLLAFYTDGMIETRGQDIEEGMHRLGTALAQPGRSLEELCTRAMASVEDQEAFDDASLLLVRTRSISPAQVASWTLPNDQTAVRHARNLAAGQLAEWGLEGLVDDMKLIVSELVTNAVRHSAGPIRLRLIQHHVLTLEVADDDVNSPRMRSARTVDEHGRGLALVAQLSRRWGTRPAQDGKVVWAEADLAHASGPQSSVLPVDAPTSST; translated from the coding sequence ATGTCCGACACGGCGTTCGCGCTGCTCGACGAGCAGGGGCGCCTGGGCAGCACCCTGGATGTGATGCAGACCGGTCAGGAACTGGCCGAACTCGCCGTGCCCCAGTTCGCCGACTACGTCGCCGTGGACCTGGAGCAGTCGGTTCCGTTCGGCGAGGGGCCCCCGGTCCGCATCGGCTCGATCGGCGAGCGCTTCCCCGTTCTCAGGCGTGCCGGCGTGGCCTCGGTCCGCCGAGGGGTGCCGGAAGCCGCGTGGGTGCGCGGTGAGCCCGTTTACGTACCGCCCGCCTCGCCCTTCACCGACGTCCTGCGCACTGGCAGGTCACACATCGAGCCGGTCCTCAAGACTGTTCCGGGCTCATGGATCGACCGGGACCCGGTGCGGACGCAGAAGATCCATGAGAACGGCATGCACTCCGCGATGGTCGTACCCATCTGCGCGCGGCGCGTCCTGCTGGGTATGGCGCTGTTCATCCGCACCGAGAATCCGGCGCCGTTCCAGGAGGACGATCTGCTCCTGGCCGAAGAGTTCGTCAGGCGCGCCGCGGTGTCGTTGGACAATGCTCGCCAGTACTGCCGCGAGCAGAGCGCGGCACTCGCGCTCCAACGCAATCTGCTCCCGCACCGTCTGCGTGGCGGTGCGGCGGTCGAGGCGGCCTCGCGCTACCGGCCCGCCGACATCGACAGGGGCGTCGGGGGCGACTGGTTCGATGTGATCCCGCTGTCTGGCGCCCGGGTGGCCCTCGTGGTCGGCGATGTGGTCGGACACGGCATCAACGCTGCCGCGACGATGGGCAGGTTCCGCACCGCGGTCCACACGCTTGCCGGCATGGAGCTGCCCTCCGACGAACTGCTGGCGCACCTCGATGACACGGTCCAGCGACTGGCTGAAGGAGACAGCGACGCTCCGGACCAATGCGCCGGGGTGGTGGGCGCCACCTGTCTGTATGCCGTCTACGACCCGCTCACCCGCCGGTGCACGGTGGCCGCGGCCGGGCACCCGCCGCCCGCGATCGTCGACCCGCAGGGCCGGGTGATGTTCCCCGATCTTCCCACCGGCGCCCCGCTCGGCTTCGGGTTGGCAGTCCCCTTCGAGGCCATGGAGCTGGAACTGCCCGAGGGCACTCTCCTCGCCTTCTACACCGACGGCATGATCGAGACCCGCGGCCAGGACATCGAGGAGGGCATGCACCGCCTGGGCACCGCCCTCGCACAACCGGGTCGATCCCTGGAGGAGCTCTGCACCCGCGCGATGGCGTCCGTCGAGGATCAGGAGGCGTTCGACGACGCCAGTCTGCTCCTGGTCCGCACCCGCTCGATCAGCCCTGCCCAGGTCGCCTCCTGGACGCTGCCCAATGACCAGACAGCTGTCCGCCACGCCCGGAACCTGGCCGCCGGTCAGCTGGCCGAATGGGGCCTGGAAGGACTCGTGGACGACATGAAGCTGATCGTCAGCGAACTGGTCACCAACGCCGTCCGCCACAGCGCCGGCCCGATTCGCCTGCGTCTGATCCAACACCATGTCCTGACCCTCGAAGTGGCCGATGACGACGTCAACTCCCCGCGTATGCGTAGCGCGCGCACCGTCGACGAGCACGGCCGCGGCCTCGCCCTGGTCGCCCAGCTGTCCCGCAGATGGGGCACCCGCCCGGCGCAGGACGGCAAGGTCGTCTGGGCCGAAGCAGACCTTGCCCACGCATCCGGCCCCCAATCGTCCGTGCTGCCCGTTGACGCGCCAACGTCAAGCACGTGA
- a CDS encoding RNA-guided endonuclease InsQ/TnpB family protein, whose amino-acid sequence MQLRYAFRLYPEPGQRLALARAFGCARVVYNDAVRAREDARGAGEPFPTAGELSKKLITAAKQTASRAWLGEVSSVVLQQSLRDVETAYKNFFASLKGERKGAKTGAPRFKSRKDSRQSIRFTANARWSITGSGRLNLPKIGAVKVKWSRTLPARPSSVTVVKDAAGRYFASFVVDTDPGADAARMPGTDQTVGIDLGLTHFAVLSDGTKIDSPRFLRRAEKKLKKAQRELSRKQKGSKNRAKARLKVARAHAKVADARREFHHQLSTQLIRDNQAIGVEDLAVQGLARTRLARSVHDAGWSAFVNMLEYKAARYGRTLVKIGRFEPTSQTCSACGIKDGPKPLNVREWTCTACGTVHDRDHNAAKNVKTAAGRAVTACGAPVRPGLVPAQREETGSHGFPPEPCAA is encoded by the coding sequence ATGCAGCTTCGGTACGCCTTCAGGCTGTACCCGGAACCTGGCCAACGCCTCGCGCTGGCCAGGGCGTTCGGGTGCGCCCGCGTCGTGTACAACGATGCCGTGCGTGCTCGCGAGGACGCCCGCGGGGCGGGCGAGCCATTCCCGACGGCCGGCGAGTTGTCCAAGAAGCTGATCACCGCCGCGAAGCAGACCGCTTCACGGGCCTGGCTGGGCGAGGTCTCCTCGGTGGTGCTCCAGCAGTCCCTGCGTGACGTGGAGACCGCCTACAAGAACTTCTTCGCCTCCCTCAAGGGCGAGCGTAAGGGCGCGAAGACCGGTGCGCCCCGCTTCAAGTCCCGCAAGGACAGCCGTCAGTCGATCCGGTTCACGGCCAATGCCCGCTGGTCGATCACTGGTTCCGGGAGGCTGAACCTCCCGAAGATCGGCGCGGTGAAGGTGAAGTGGTCGAGGACCTTGCCCGCGCGGCCCTCCTCGGTCACCGTGGTCAAGGACGCGGCCGGACGGTATTTCGCCTCGTTCGTCGTTGACACCGACCCGGGCGCGGACGCCGCCCGGATGCCCGGCACCGACCAGACGGTCGGCATCGACCTGGGCCTGACCCACTTCGCCGTCCTCTCCGACGGGACGAAGATCGACTCTCCTCGGTTTCTGCGCCGGGCGGAGAAGAAACTGAAGAAGGCCCAGCGGGAGCTGTCCCGCAAGCAGAAGGGATCGAAGAACCGGGCCAAGGCCCGTCTGAAGGTCGCCCGCGCCCACGCGAAGGTGGCCGATGCCCGCCGCGAGTTTCACCACCAGCTCTCCACTCAGCTGATCCGCGACAACCAAGCGATCGGCGTGGAGGACCTGGCGGTCCAAGGACTCGCGCGCACCAGGCTGGCCAGGAGTGTCCATGACGCCGGATGGTCGGCGTTCGTGAACATGCTGGAGTACAAGGCGGCCCGGTACGGGCGGACCCTGGTCAAGATCGGCCGGTTCGAGCCGACCTCCCAGACCTGCTCGGCCTGCGGTATCAAAGACGGCCCCAAGCCCCTGAACGTCCGGGAATGGACCTGCACCGCCTGCGGCACCGTCCACGACCGGGACCACAATGCCGCGAAGAACGTCAAAACGGCCGCCGGACGGGCGGTGACAGCCTGCGGAGCGCCGGTAAGACCAGGACTCGTCCCGGCACAGCGCGAAGAAACAGGAAGCCACGGATTCCCGCCCGAACCCTGTGCCGCGTAG
- the dapA gene encoding 4-hydroxy-tetrahydrodipicolinate synthase: MTTTTPRTTTTSADDAPPFGRALCAMITPFTEAGALDLDGAQRLADRLISGGCDGLVLSGTTGESPTTTDAEKAALVRAVREAVGDRASIVAGVGTADTRHTVELALAAEKAGADGLLVVTPYYSRPPQDAVEAHFREIADASGLPLALYDIPGRTGTRIEPDTMIRLAEHPRIVAVKDCAYDLLGTQKVLARTELAYYAGCDEYVLALYAIGASGYVSTVANVAPRQFRAILDAFDAGDTAEASRRQQRAVPLIELMMASGLPGTVTAKAVLGALRLPAGPVRSPLRPADRGVVDGLMAAYEELVSVS, translated from the coding sequence ATGACCACCACGACTCCCCGGACCACCACGACCTCGGCGGACGACGCTCCTCCCTTCGGCCGCGCCCTCTGCGCGATGATCACGCCCTTCACCGAGGCGGGCGCGCTCGACCTCGACGGTGCGCAGCGGCTCGCCGACCGGCTGATCTCCGGAGGGTGTGACGGGCTGGTCCTGTCCGGCACCACGGGCGAGTCGCCGACCACGACGGACGCGGAGAAGGCCGCGCTGGTGCGGGCGGTGCGCGAGGCGGTCGGCGACCGGGCGTCCATCGTGGCGGGGGTCGGCACGGCCGACACCCGGCACACCGTGGAACTGGCCCTGGCGGCCGAGAAGGCGGGCGCGGACGGGCTGTTGGTGGTCACGCCGTACTACAGCAGGCCGCCGCAGGACGCGGTCGAGGCACACTTCCGGGAGATCGCGGACGCGTCCGGGCTGCCCCTCGCGCTGTACGACATCCCTGGCCGTACCGGCACGCGCATCGAGCCGGACACGATGATCCGGCTCGCCGAGCACCCGAGAATCGTGGCGGTCAAGGACTGCGCGTACGACCTCCTGGGCACCCAGAAGGTGCTGGCCCGCACGGAGTTGGCGTACTACGCGGGCTGCGACGAGTACGTCCTCGCGCTGTACGCGATCGGTGCGAGCGGGTATGTCAGCACGGTCGCGAATGTGGCGCCCCGTCAGTTCCGCGCCATCCTCGATGCGTTCGACGCGGGGGACACGGCCGAGGCGAGCCGCCGCCAGCAACGGGCCGTCCCCCTCATCGAGTTGATGATGGCGTCCGGTCTGCCCGGCACGGTCACCGCGAAGGCGGTGCTGGGTGCGCTGAGGCTGCCCGCGGGCCCCGTGCGCTCGCCGCTGCGGCCCGCCGACCGGGGGGTGGTCGACGGGCTGATGGCGGCGTACGAGGAGCTGGTCAGTGTGTCCTGA
- a CDS encoding ArsR/SmtB family transcription factor → MLDVTVIEDAEAAAVSLDPIRARLLSELAAGPASAAMLAGKVGLPRQKVNYHLKALERHGLVELAGERRKGNVTERLMRATAASYVISPLALAAVQPDPDRFRDQMSARWLLALGARLVRDVGSLITGAAKARKRLATYALDGEVRFASAADRAAFIEELTAGVSSLIRKYDAPGAESGRDHRIVVAVHPTVKPQAAELPSSTQE, encoded by the coding sequence ATGTTGGACGTGACCGTGATCGAGGACGCGGAGGCCGCCGCCGTCTCGCTGGACCCCATACGGGCCCGGCTGCTGTCTGAGCTCGCCGCCGGGCCCGCGTCGGCCGCCATGCTGGCCGGCAAGGTCGGGCTGCCCCGCCAGAAGGTGAACTACCACCTGAAGGCGCTGGAGCGGCATGGCCTGGTCGAGCTGGCGGGCGAGCGCCGCAAAGGCAACGTCACCGAGCGGTTGATGCGCGCGACCGCGGCGTCGTACGTGATCTCGCCGCTCGCCCTGGCCGCCGTGCAGCCCGACCCGGACCGCTTCCGCGACCAGATGTCCGCCCGCTGGCTGCTCGCGCTCGGCGCCCGCCTCGTACGGGACGTCGGTTCGCTCATCACCGGCGCGGCGAAAGCCCGCAAGCGGCTGGCGACGTACGCGCTCGACGGCGAGGTGCGCTTCGCCTCGGCCGCCGACCGCGCCGCGTTCATCGAGGAGCTGACGGCGGGTGTCAGCTCGCTGATCCGCAAGTACGACGCTCCCGGTGCCGAGAGCGGCCGGGATCACCGGATCGTCGTGGCCGTGCACCCCACGGTCAAACCCCAGGCCGCCGAACTGCCTTCAAGCACCCAGGAGTGA
- a CDS encoding SRPBCC family protein yields MSKEFEIAREFEVDATPEQVWDAFTAGTGGWLWPMEEPEPREGGKGPFGSTITVWDPPHRYTNRVEDVEGISEQTLNQLDYTIEPRDEGRRAWVRYVHSGIFVDDWDNQYDGASKHTDFYMHTLRQYLTQFTGRRVTAFSTFDGPEASTASDAFAAVGRALGLADDTAEGARVRAQGPEDQVLDAVVDYRNPYFIGLRTDDALIRFFGRNHWGAPVGISVHDFAADADAKRNETAWQGWLNGVFSA; encoded by the coding sequence ATGTCCAAGGAATTCGAGATCGCCCGCGAGTTCGAGGTCGACGCCACGCCCGAGCAGGTGTGGGACGCCTTCACCGCCGGTACCGGCGGCTGGCTGTGGCCGATGGAGGAACCCGAGCCGCGCGAGGGCGGCAAGGGCCCCTTCGGGTCCACCATCACCGTCTGGGACCCGCCGCACCGCTACACCAACCGGGTCGAGGACGTCGAGGGCATCTCCGAGCAGACCCTCAATCAGCTCGACTACACGATCGAACCGCGTGACGAGGGCCGACGTGCCTGGGTGCGGTATGTGCACAGCGGCATCTTCGTCGACGACTGGGACAACCAGTACGACGGCGCGAGCAAGCACACCGACTTCTACATGCACACGCTGCGCCAGTACCTGACGCAGTTCACGGGCCGCCGGGTCACCGCCTTCAGCACCTTCGACGGGCCCGAGGCGTCCACGGCGTCCGACGCCTTCGCCGCCGTCGGACGGGCGCTCGGCCTCGCGGACGACACCGCCGAGGGCGCGCGGGTCCGGGCCCAGGGCCCCGAAGACCAGGTCCTCGACGCCGTGGTCGACTACCGCAACCCGTACTTCATCGGGCTGCGCACCGACGACGCCCTCATCCGTTTCTTCGGACGCAACCACTGGGGCGCGCCGGTCGGCATCAGCGTTCACGACTTCGCGGCCGACGCCGACGCGAAGCGGAACGAGACCGCCTGGCAGGGATGGCTGAACGGGGTGTTCAGCGCGTAG